In a genomic window of Actinomycetota bacterium:
- the murF gene encoding UDP-N-acetylmuramoyl-tripeptide--D-alanyl-D-alanine ligase yields the protein MIDLTISEIASIVSGAAHRVVSGQRVSSVVVDSREVTADSMYVALRGERVDGHDFAGEAIASGAVVVLAERELDMPCIVVANSGEALGVLAAHVRQELSECAVVAITGSSGKTSTKDLLAFVLAGLGPTVAPVGSFNTEIGVPLTILRADESTQYLILEMGMRGLGHIELLCTIAAPEIGVLLNVGSAHLGLLGSRVEVAQAKGELIAALPPYGVAILNGDDELVRTQAERTSSRVVYFGTGDNCEVRALGVELDSQARASFTLALANNQAKVALQVHGEHFVANALAVAAVANVLGMPIQQIADRLSTARIGSRWRMAVSVNADNVTIVNDAYNANPESMAAALRTLSAMGADRRTWAVVGEMLELGVQSPVEHQALGALVAQSQVSRLVCVGSATRVTQDEARSQESWLGQSDWVPDADAAIALLKSEIKPTDIVLIKASRGVGLERVATALGEREPQ from the coding sequence ATGATCGACCTCACCATCAGTGAAATCGCGTCGATTGTCTCTGGCGCTGCGCATCGAGTCGTTTCCGGCCAACGAGTTTCCAGTGTCGTTGTCGACTCGCGCGAAGTGACTGCCGATTCGATGTACGTGGCCCTCCGCGGCGAACGAGTCGACGGACATGACTTCGCTGGGGAAGCCATTGCTTCAGGGGCTGTTGTAGTTCTTGCTGAACGGGAACTTGATATGCCGTGCATCGTGGTAGCCAACAGCGGTGAAGCGCTGGGTGTTCTCGCCGCGCATGTGCGTCAAGAACTCAGTGAGTGTGCAGTTGTCGCCATCACTGGTTCGAGTGGCAAGACCTCGACCAAGGATCTCCTCGCATTTGTCTTGGCGGGACTGGGCCCAACGGTTGCTCCAGTCGGCTCATTCAATACCGAGATCGGAGTCCCGCTGACGATTCTGCGGGCTGATGAATCCACTCAATACCTCATCCTTGAAATGGGCATGCGCGGATTGGGTCACATCGAACTGCTCTGCACAATCGCGGCTCCCGAGATTGGAGTGCTCCTCAATGTCGGTTCCGCACACCTAGGGCTCTTGGGCAGCCGCGTTGAAGTGGCGCAGGCCAAGGGTGAACTCATAGCCGCGCTTCCACCATATGGAGTCGCGATTCTCAATGGCGATGATGAGCTCGTTCGGACACAGGCTGAACGGACTTCGTCTCGTGTGGTGTATTTCGGCACGGGGGACAATTGCGAGGTGCGTGCACTAGGAGTCGAACTCGATAGTCAAGCTCGCGCCTCGTTCACGCTTGCACTTGCGAACAATCAGGCCAAGGTTGCGCTTCAGGTACATGGCGAGCACTTTGTTGCCAATGCACTTGCGGTCGCGGCGGTGGCCAATGTTCTCGGTATGCCGATTCAACAGATTGCTGACCGGCTTTCGACGGCAAGGATTGGCAGTCGTTGGCGCATGGCAGTCTCGGTCAATGCCGACAACGTGACCATCGTCAATGACGCCTACAACGCCAATCCCGAATCCATGGCCGCGGCCCTTCGAACCCTTTCGGCGATGGGCGCCGATCGACGCACCTGGGCAGTCGTGGGGGAGATGTTGGAACTGGGCGTCCAATCACCAGTCGAACACCAAGCCCTCGGCGCACTCGTCGCGCAGTCTCAGGTCTCGCGTCTGGTCTGCGTAGGTTCAGCCACGAGGGTGACTCAGGACGAGGCGAGATCGCAGGAATCCTGGCTGGGGCAGTCAG
- a CDS encoding UDP-N-acetylmuramoyl-L-alanyl-D-glutamate--2,6-diaminopimelate ligase has product MEPGPRPQPAPIALGELKQVIPRGSFLHGSASVLIGGIELDSRLIRTGDLFAALAGHREHGIIHTAEALENGAAAILTDDEGWNSWKSAVSFSEEVPVLVLAEPRVWIGSIARALYASAGEQVQLIGVTGTNGKTTVASMVEAGMRAAGMTTGFIGTTGVRIGTESIDSVRTTPESTSIHSLLASMREQGVVGVAMEVSSHAMVEHRIGGLRFAAVGFTNLSQDHLDYHGTMQEYFEAKSLLFTSEHADFAAICIDDSWGLQLAANTHIPLVTVSISGRQADWSVVADAVGGWLVRKSTGEQTPIALQLPGAFNRANAVLAIALLDHIGIPAAVSAPAVSRVQVPGRLEAVTGAHGNAVIAGFVDYAHTPDAIGRVISAVRELTTGHIVVVVGAGGDRDSAKRPLMGAMAARLADHVIVTDDNPRSEDPNAIRAAVLQGARALSTVNGAVVLEVGNRRDAIGRAVEMAVPGDVVLVLGKGHEQGQEIAGETFPFDDRVELARALSLREVKDDRS; this is encoded by the coding sequence ATTCCACGGGGAAGCTTTCTCCACGGTTCGGCATCGGTTTTGATCGGTGGCATTGAACTGGACTCGCGATTGATCCGCACTGGCGATCTGTTTGCTGCACTCGCCGGTCATCGCGAACACGGCATCATTCACACGGCCGAGGCATTGGAGAATGGCGCCGCAGCGATCCTCACCGACGACGAGGGTTGGAATTCCTGGAAGTCCGCTGTCTCCTTTTCCGAGGAGGTGCCAGTGCTGGTCCTTGCTGAGCCTCGTGTGTGGATTGGATCGATCGCGCGAGCGCTGTATGCGAGCGCAGGTGAGCAAGTGCAATTGATTGGCGTCACAGGCACGAATGGCAAGACGACGGTTGCGAGCATGGTTGAAGCAGGCATGCGCGCTGCAGGAATGACTACTGGATTCATCGGGACCACTGGAGTGCGGATCGGGACTGAGTCGATTGATTCGGTGCGGACCACTCCTGAATCGACCAGCATTCATTCGCTGCTTGCCTCGATGCGTGAGCAGGGCGTAGTCGGGGTCGCGATGGAGGTATCCAGTCACGCGATGGTCGAGCACCGTATCGGCGGACTGCGCTTTGCGGCGGTCGGCTTCACGAATCTGAGTCAAGACCATCTTGACTATCACGGCACCATGCAGGAGTACTTCGAAGCCAAGAGCCTGCTCTTCACCTCCGAGCACGCGGATTTCGCGGCGATCTGCATCGATGATTCGTGGGGTCTGCAGTTGGCAGCCAACACGCACATTCCATTGGTGACAGTGTCGATCAGCGGCAGGCAGGCTGATTGGTCCGTGGTCGCGGATGCAGTCGGCGGCTGGCTTGTTCGCAAGTCGACTGGCGAGCAGACACCTATTGCGCTGCAACTGCCCGGGGCCTTCAACCGGGCCAATGCTGTGCTCGCGATTGCCTTGCTCGATCACATAGGCATCCCGGCCGCGGTATCGGCACCTGCCGTGAGCCGGGTGCAGGTGCCTGGTCGATTGGAGGCCGTGACGGGCGCACATGGGAATGCGGTGATCGCTGGATTTGTCGATTATGCGCACACACCTGACGCGATTGGTCGAGTGATCTCGGCAGTCCGCGAACTCACGACCGGGCACATCGTCGTGGTCGTCGGCGCTGGCGGAGATCGCGATTCGGCCAAGCGACCCTTGATGGGTGCGATGGCTGCTCGTCTTGCAGATCACGTCATCGTGACCGACGACAATCCTCGTTCTGAGGATCCAAATGCAATTCGTGCGGCAGTTCTGCAAGGAGCACGAGCCCTGTCCACAGTCAACGGTGCCGTGGTTCTCGAAGTGGGCAATCGCAGGGACGCAATTGGACGGGCAGTTGAGATGGCCGTACCCGGTGATGTCGTGCTCGTGTTGGGCAAGGGCCACGAGCAGGGTCAGGAGATCGCTGGAGAAACTTTCCCCTTCGATGATCGGGTGGAGTTGGCACGAGCATTGTCTCTGCGCGAGGTCAAGGACGATCGATCATGA